CCATAAGTCTTAAGTATGTAGAGAACAGTACATACACTTGCAGAAGATTTCCATATACACTTTGCCATCTACACTCTTTGAGCGATTAAACTTGTGTGATGAATATATTGTAAAGCAATGCGCCCAATTTGTTGATGGGGAGTTGACTACATTGTAAATCAATCTTTACACGAGGTTTCAAGTTTCATCCGCATTACAAAATAATATAGTATTTCTCTATCCTACTCCTTAAATTATATCAAATCACGTATTTGGTAATTTATCTAACTTGTATATGCGCATAGACATTTTATATCGTGGCACATATTTTGCACATTCGGGCCACAAAAAAGAGCCCGGGCATTGGCACGACCCCTCCTCACGGCCTCTCGCGTAGAGGGGTTGTCCCCAAACAAGGCAGGTTGCCATGGCACGGTGGCCGGTCACCGGAACGAAATATTCCTTGCTCGACGAAGCATCTCTtgctcaaaagaaaagaaaagaaataaaatcaaggaaaaattaataaagggAAAGAGGAGATTAATTAACCAAAAATACCCAGGGCCAATCCTGAAATTTATCGGGCTCGAACCAATGGAAATCGCGAATCAAATAAGAAGCAATGCCGTTCAAAAAAGATCAACGGTCAGGATATGCGACtgctttattttttaattttttttatttacggaAAGTGAATCGTAAAAAATAAACGGTTAGGATGCGCAAATATTTTTCTACAGAAATCAGGATCGTTGACTTCACGTAAAGCACACCTTCCCTTTCGGTCGCCCCGCTTAAATCGCCCTCCAATTCGAGAACCTCCCGGTCCCGGTcctccccccttctctctctctctctctctctctccaaaaattccaaCGCTTCGTACCCAATCCAGAACCAGGGAAAAACAGCAGAGAGCTCCACATCCATGGCGACCGCCCCGACTCCGACCCAAAGCTCGACGCCGGCGACCTCCTTCCACCTCCAGCACATGACCGACGCGGACCTCCGGAAGGTGTTCGACCAGTTCGACGCCAATGGCGACGGCAAGATCTCCGCCGCCGAGCTCTCCAAGGTCCTCACCGCCATGGGCTCCCCCGTCTCCCCCTCCGACCTCGACCGCGCCATGGACGAGATCGACACCGACAAGGACGGCTTCATCAGCCTCCCCGAGTTCGCCGCCCTCTGCCGGTCCGGCTCCTCCGCCGAGTCCGACCTCCGCGACGCCTTCGACCTCTACGACCAGGACCGGAACGGCCTCATCTCCACCAAGGAGCTGCACCTGGTGCTCAACCGCCTGAACATGAAGTGCTCCGTGGAGGACTGCGCCAGGATGATCAAGTCGgtcgacggcgacggcgacggcaaTGTCAATTACGAGGAGTTCAAGAAGATGATGGCTTCGAAAGGTCCTGGTAACTGATGATGGATCCGTTCCTGTTCTGCATCTGCCGACAGGTTTGAGATTTCAAATGCCGATCTCGCCATAGCAGCAGATTGATTTTTACACTTTCCGATACGCAAGACTAGAAACGAAACAGATAGACATAGGCTATTATCTGACTGTTTTTGGATATGATTTACGCCTCTACTGATTCGGATCTCCCTAATCTGGAACCACTATCTGATTTGATTCCCATTGACTGCAAAAGATCAGATGCATCACTTCGTCAAGACTTTGAATCCTTTCCTCAATAAACTTGTAGATCTTTCTCATATTAGTCTCATGGCTGGCTCTCCGGGAACAAGCGATGCACGGATCATCCAGTTCATCCCACCGATCCGTGGGGTTTAGATAATTAAATGCGTGCCATATTGATCGAATGCATGTGGAGGTCGAAAATTCGTAGCATTGCACATTGCAAGATTTTAAATCTCAT
The genomic region above belongs to Rhodamnia argentea isolate NSW1041297 chromosome 6, ASM2092103v1, whole genome shotgun sequence and contains:
- the LOC115743477 gene encoding probable calcium-binding protein CML27 — encoded protein: MATAPTPTQSSTPATSFHLQHMTDADLRKVFDQFDANGDGKISAAELSKVLTAMGSPVSPSDLDRAMDEIDTDKDGFISLPEFAALCRSGSSAESDLRDAFDLYDQDRNGLISTKELHLVLNRLNMKCSVEDCARMIKSVDGDGDGNVNYEEFKKMMASKGPGN